Below is a genomic region from Candidatus Micrarchaeum acidiphilum ARMAN-2.
AACAAGTTTTGGCGAGTTGAACCTTCTCCTGCTCAACGGTCTTCAGATACATGTCCACTACAGCATAACCCGCATTAATGACGGATACGTGATACTGGTCGTGGATTCGGACAATGAAAAACTTGTAGAAAACGCAAAATCAAACCTCGACGATTTCGTAAACGCCACGTCAGATCCAGTAATAAGTGTGGATAACCTTGGCTACATAAAGAAGGTAAACCTGTCCGCGGAAAGAATCCTGGGCTACAATAGGGAAGAGCTCAACGGAAAGGAGATAAAGTCGATATACAAAGAAAACGAGATTCTGGACAGGGACATAGCGTATGTCAGGAACGGAGGGAAAATCGACGGGACATACGTGAACCTGATAAAAAAGGACCAGAGCCTTATGCCTGCGGTGCACTCGATACGCTCCATAAACGAGTCCGGCAACGCAGATTACATAATCCTATTAAAGGAGCTCGAGACGAAGCAGATGATAGAGAGGCAGGAGGAATATCTCCGTGCGCTCGATACAAGAATCAAGAGGTCCGAGTCTGTAGGGCAGCTGAAATCCCAGTTCATCTCAGACATAGCCCACGAGCTGAAAACACCGCTGACAAACATAATGGGTTTTACAAAGCTGCTCTACGACGGAGAATTCGGAGAAATCCCGGAAGAGCAAAAGGAGTACCTGAAGACGATACTGGACGAGTCGGATCGCCTAATGTTCATAATAATGCAGGTTCTCGACGCGGCCAAGCTGGATGCAAGGAGAGTCAAACTGGACCTTACGGAGATAAGCATGACCGAGCTCTACAACAACCCGAGCATAAGGGCGCTTGAGGAATCTGCAACCAACAAGGGTCTCGCATTCGACTGGATAGTGAGTTACGACACTCCGATAGTGCAGGCTGACCTAAGCCGCATAATACAGGTGTTCACCAACCTCATAGGCAATGCCATAAAGTTCACCGAAAAGGGCGGGATAAAGGTAAACATATACAAAAAGAGCAGGAACACAATAGCATGCGAAGTTATAGACACCGGAATAGGGATAGGAGAGGAAGACAAAAGGAAGATATTTAGGAAGTTCTACCAGGCTTCCAAGAAGAACCTGACCATACAGAACGGCGCTGGTACTGGGCTTGGCCTAGCGATAACAAAGGAAATAGTAAGCCTCCACCACGGCAAGATAAAATTTGAATCCGAGCTCGGCAAGGGCAGCAAATTCTGGTTCACGATACCCATAAAGCAGAACCCGAACAGGAAGTCAAGACCGCAGGAATGATTGCAGGCAGGCCTATACTCCTGCTATGTATATTCCGCAGGCGTTGCCTATCGAATGCGCCCTGAGCTCGGCGCTATAAAGCACCGAATAATTGGCCCCAAATATTGTTGAATTTATCAAGGAGTCGGCGGTTGTGTTTATGTATATAGAGGCGAATTCAAGAGTCCCGATGCCTGATTTGGTCTGGTAGTTCTCCTCGTATATGCCGTAGCCAAGGTTTTCCTGCTTCGATACAATGCCATACGGCACTATGTTGCTCACGTTCTGGTATGTGAACTGCCCGGAAGGATAGCTCCCATATATCTTAAAGTATGTTGAATTGTACATGCCCGGTGTGCATTCGTACGTGTTGCTATAGAGAGTGGTGTAGTTCTCTATGAGCAGATAGTCAGAGTCAGTGGCAAGCAAGCCATTTATCTTTGCAAGCGTATCGTTTGCCGATACTGAAGTAGTGGGTGCAGAGGAAACTGTGCTGGTAGTGGTAGATGCCGTGGTTGTTGAGGAAACCGCCTTTACTGTGGTAGTGCTGTTAGAATTAGTCCCAAATCCATAGGGCCCAGATATCTTTATGTATTCTGAGTCCGGCTGTACTTTAAGACTCTCTGGCACCGCCTTTATCTTCACAAGAGCTGAGCTGTTGTATACCTTGACAGGATTGAATTCTATGTCTGCATACCTGCCGGTAAGGTTTAGGTGCACGGTCGAATTATAAAGAAGAACCGATATGGTCGGATTTATAAATGAGGGCATTTTTACTATCTGTATGCTGGCGCCTCCATTTCCTATTCTTCCGCCGAAATAGGCCATGTATTCGGTGCCGTTTAGAATAAACGGGAATCCATTGGCCGTTATGTTCTCGCTTACGCCTGCGCTGCCGACTGCTACAGGTCCGCCGGAAAGCACTGCGTAAGCCGCTACAAGAACTACAATTACCAGAACTACAAGGGCAGTTGCCGCTTTTGTACTGTCTGGCGTAGCGGATTTCTTTTTGGCCATGTGATCGCTAATAGATTAATACCAATAATACTAATATATTTTTCTATTAATTTATGTATGGTGATCGCATGCAGGAACCCGAACCTTCAAATTTCAACAAGGACATATTTGACATAATAAACGACAAGCAGCAGATAACCTACAACGAACTCGCAGATATTGCATTTTCAAGAGGCATACCAAAGGAAAGCCTGAACAAATCGCTCTATTTCCTGGAGCAGAGCAAGGCAATAGCCTCAATAACCAACGCCGGCATACTCACCTATTATGTGCTTCAGGACCCGAACGTGCTTAGGAAGGTGCTGATAGTAGAAGACGACAAGAACATAAACAAGCTCATGGCGCTGTCCTTGGGCAAGGGATTTGAGATAAGCCAGATATACGATGGCGGGGAGGCGCTTCCATTCATAAGGGAAAATAAGCCAAATCTTATCATACTGGATCTGATGCTTCCGAACAAAAACGGCCTCGACATATGTCAGACGGTAAAGACGGATCCGGATATGTCCGACACAAAAGTCATACTGGTAAGCGCAATGGACCCCACGAGCAGCCGCTTAAAGGGCATACAGAACGGCGCAGACTATTACATAAAGAAGCCTTTCGACCCGGCCGAGCTGAGGAGCCTGGTCACAATATTCCTGAAGAAGAAGGGCAAGGTCTTCGACCCGCTGATAGACCTGCCGAACGAGGAGAGGATATCTGCAGAGGTAGAGCACTACATCGGCGAGGGAGAAAAGTACGTGATGGGCACGCTGCACATAGACAATTTTGCCACGTACGCCAGGCGGTTCGGGGAAAAGTCAGCAATCGTAATACTGCGGCTTATCTCCCAGCTTCTGCAGGAGATAATAAAGACCAAGGCGCCGAATGTCTTCATAGGGTTCCTAAACAGCGACGAGTTCGTCATAGCAGGGCCGAATGAGAACGTAGAATCCACCGTGGCGGAGGTGAAGAAGGAGTTCGCCGCGGTGCTGCCATTTATACTGCAGGACGAAGGCTACCGCCAGATAGACCTCGACATAAACAACCTGTTTGATTCGAATCAGGTGCCAAAACTGTCACTGACCTATACTGCCATGGAGAAGGAGCAGCTTGAGGAGCGCAGAAAGGAGATTCTGGAGAGCAAGGGTCTGGGAAACGGCGAGATAGGGACATACACATACGAGGAACTGCAAAGGCTTTTCGACAGAGAAGACCTTGACGTGATAATTACAAGGGATGCAAACGGCGTAAAGCTGCGCGTAGGCAAAAGCCCGGAGGCAGGCTAAGAATGGTATCGATGAGGCGCAAATTCACTGGCTCTATGGTGCTTGGTCAGACCGCCCTAGACTTCATGATATCCTATGGCATAGCGTTCATAATAATAGCCGTGGCCCTTGCGGTAATACTGAGCACCGACGTGTTCTCTGCTGGCCTGGCGCCTGACGTGTGTACCCCGCAGCCCGGATTCACGTGCGATTCTTTTGCAGTAAGCCCATCCGGCGTATTTGTGATAAAGCTTTCTCAGACAACCGACAGCACCATAAATGTAACTGCCGCAGCATGCTCCACACTGCCAAATCCAAACAATGTTTCCAGGCCATTCTACGGCAATGTAGACCTGCTCCCTTACGACAAGGCGCCGCAGTACTATCCGGACAGCTCGCTGCAGTACGGGGCGATTATATACAGTGGCGGCTATGCAGTAATATCAACCTACTGCTATAGCGGCCCGGACTCCATAGCTTCGGGGCACTACGGAAACCAGTTCATAGGATACTTTTGGATAAATTACACAACAAGCGGATTGCTTCCGACGAATCACAACATAGTGCGGGTCGCGTCCTTCACTACCAAATATACATGATAAAGGATTAAATTTTATGTTCTGTATTACTATCAATATGGTGAGTGCTTGAATGCAAAAATGGCGTGTGCTGCTGCTCTACTGTGCTCTATGGTGCTTTCCGGCATTTCGGCCGCATCATATGTGCAGATAAACTCGCCATACAATGCAACCCTATACAACGGCGGCAGCATATACCTGGGCAAGGTCGGCCCCGGGCAGACGTTCTACGTTGACGTTATAGCAAATACAACCAATTCGAATGGCACGCTGGTCGAGCAGGGCTGGGGAAGGCTCGTAGCAACCGGCCTGCCTGCAGGCTGGGTGGCAAAGAACTCAGGCCTTTATACAAACCCGCTCGTAATCGAGGTAAAGCCCGCTGCAGATGCAGCTAACGGGACTTATTCATTCAATGTAACCGCGCAGAATCTCATCGGCAATTCATCCGGGATATCCCCGGTGACTTTCACGGCATATGTGAACGTGACTCCAAACGTTTTCAATCTTTCTGTGTCTCCAAGTTCAATAACCGAGGTCACCGGCGAGCAGTCCAATGTATACGTCACAATAAATAATACCGGGGTATCGGACAACCCCTTCGAAATATCGATTACTGGCCTTCCGGGCGTGAAAATACAGGACCTCGTAATAGCCCTGCACCACACTTCGAAGCGCTTCACATATCCCATTGCGGTCGACACCCCGGGTGTTTACCATGCCAATATAAACGTGCAGTCAACGTCCAGCCCAGCCGTTAACAAGACAACGCAGATAACGCTTGTGGCGCAGGCCAACCTGCTCAGCGACTATTCCGCAATAGGCAAGGGCGCAGTAGTCTTTCCAATAATATACGAGCCAGCAAACGCCGTAATGTACCTTATTTCAAGGCTCATAAAAGCCATATGATGCAGGGCGTCAAGCACAATTCGAAAAGAGACCGATTGCAATGCCGAGCAAAAGAGCGAACAGCAAGATGTCAATACGCGCCGAGATGGTAGAGCTGGCTTCAGAACTGGACCTTGCAAGAAACGCATGCACTTTTGATTCATCCATAGCTCCGATATTCGCATTCAAGGAAGAAGACAAGTACGTTCTGTTTGCAACTGGGGAGAAAGTCGGCAATACCACAGAGGTATACTACATAAAGCGCGACTCCATAGCGAAGTACTGCACATACTATCCGGGGAGCGAGTCCCAATCAGAAGAGGTCAAATTCGTTGATGAAGTCAACGACCAGTCCGGATACAAGTCGTTCAAGATACCTGTTATAGAGGTTCTGAATCTGCCGCTAAAAAAAGGAGCCACGAGCCAGAGGGACATCATAACTGTACACATAAAGGACCCGGAGTCAATAATAACGGGGCTCGTCAACAAGAGCATAGAAGACAGCATAATGGAGAAGGTATATGTCCTCGGATTCAACGGCGAGAAGTTCATAGGCTCGTTCAACCTGCTGGGCAACGAGGACAACGCGATATTCGCATATTCAAAGATTAACCACAGTAACGAATTTAGCTTTTTCAGATACAGCTATACAAAAGGAGTCACAGAAACAAGCAGTTCCCTGATAGAAAATCCTTATATATACATACGTGCAATAAATCTTTCAGGAAACTTCAAGTTTTTCTTGCCCGAATAGCTCAATGGTAGAGCGAGCGGCTGTTAACCGCTAGGTTGCAGGTTCGATCCCTGCTTCGGGCGATGCGCTTCTGGTACGGCCCCAGTAGTGCCTATTATAATCGCTTTCCTTTACTCGTTGCAATAAAACTTTTTAGACTGCTGCTTATGATAGAACCCTCTGCAAAGGCTTAAATATATAGTATATTATATACTAACTATAGGTGTCATATAATGTCTGATGAAATAACTACAATACAACTAAACAAGTCCGTGGTTAAGGCACTGAAGCAGATAAAGAAATACCCTCGTGAGACTTATAATGAGATAATCTTAGATCTTATAGAAAGCGCCAGGGAGACGAAAGAGTTCGATAAGTATGTTCAGGAAGCCCAGAAAACAAAGATGAAAGAGCTATGGGGGAAAGGTGATTACTCGGAGTGGGAGCATGCCTAAAGCCGGAGATGTAGTAATAACAAGGGTACAATTTGCAGATAACGAGGGCTCAAAGATCAGACCCGCATTGGTACTATTCGAGGAGCTAGGCAACATAGTCATAGCTGGGATAACTACAAACCTTCAGATGAAAGGGATACGCATCTCTACAAGCGAGGGAGCAGCGCAGAACAGTGTTATAAAGTTGAATTATATATTCACAATCACAGATGGTGCAATAATAAAAACTGTCTTTCAATTAAGTCCCGAGAAGAAACACCTTGTTTTTGAGGAATTCGTCAAGAAGCTCAGCTCGTTGAAAGGTTAGGTAGCATATTCGATGCAAACCGATTGCCGGAGACGTGCCTGACACGCACCTTGTGCTTCGGGCGATGCGCTTCAAGTTCTGCTTCAGCTCTACAAGCAAAGAGGTCTGCACCGTTTACGGGCCCGGCCCTCACTTTTAGTGAAGCGCAATGAGCGCATCTAGGATTATGTAACCCAATATCTGCCCTAAAAAGACCCAGCCTGCCATGCTGGATATATACCTGTCCTTCTGTTCCGTCAAGACGTAAGCTATTATGGGCCCTATAATGGGAATTAGAAACAGCAGCGAATAAGCCTTGTTTTTGTTGCCTGAAGAAAGCACATAAAGCATTGCCGCGATACTTCCTATCTGCAGCGGTATCGCAGATACGAGTATCCATATGGGGCTTGACTTTGAGGCGCTGGAAATGTGCGGCACTCCCATATTATTCACTTGGGCACTACCTTGGTTCCCAACGCAGCCTGCAAGACTTGAACATATGTGTCGTAAACTGTGCTATTCCTATTCCAGATGTCCGGATTCGACAATCCATACTTAAAGGTTTTCTGCGCTGTCTTTATCAGGATATTTTTTCTGCTTATCTCAACACGCACAATGTCTGTAAGGTCTAGAGCCGCGTTGCCAGGATTCGACTTGAGCAGGTCTTCTAGGTCGGCCTGCGCCAACTTTTCAGTGGTTTCCCGAACCTCGTCCTTCGAAGCTCGGTTTGCCATTCCCCTGCCGAAAATACCAAATACATATGCAAAACCCGCAGAAGCAGCCGTAGTAGACGTGGTGCTCGCATCCAAAATCAGCACCCTTTTATTTGTTATTACAAGGCTTTTCCGCACTGGCGCTATTATACCAAATGCAGTAAGGTTGTCCACATATCCCAAGACCTTCTCATCCAACACGCCTGTACTTCCACCCATATTTTTCACTTCAGTTTCATTTCCACACTAACTCTTTTATAGATTCTCATTTAGTTTTTTATTGTATTTACCATACGTGCAGAGCCCACCATCTCATTAGCCTCTTTATCCTTATCTTGGTGGGGCTGGTGTTTTTCTTTATGTCCTTTACCATGGCCTTGTAAAGGATCTTTTCCTGAGCGTCCAGCTTGCCTTCCTTCACAATCTCCTGCTTCTTCCCGTCAACCATCTGGGTCTCCGTCTTGCTTATAACATCCTTCTTTACCATCGAATACCATTCATCAAGGGAGCTGCCATTGGTGTCCTTGTCCTTCAGCACGGCCATCATGTCCTTCATGGTGAGCTTTGCCTCCTTCTTCTTTTCGTACTCATGCAGAAGCGGCCTCATTGCGGCCTTGTCTGAGATTCTCCAAATGTCAGCAGGGGAATATCCGATGGTTGCTCTTGAAAGCCTTCCAAAACTCAAGCGCGATCTCGGCTTGTCCCTGGTGTAAAATTCAAACAGCTTCTTCCTGTCCTTGTGCTTCGGCGGCGGTAGGTATACGCTGTCCCCGAACCTACCGCTCCTCTTAAGCGCAGGGTCTATGTCCCACGGCTGGTTAGTTGCGCCTATGACGAACAGACCTTCCGGGTTAGCCTCTACGCCGTTCATCTCTACGAGGAACTGGTTTACGGCGAGCCTTAGGGCTGAGCTTTCACCTCCCTCCTGGCCCCCGCCTCGCTTGACCCCTAGGGCGTCAAGTTCGTCAAAGAATATTATGCACGGGGTGTGCTCCCTGGCCTGCTGAAATATCGCGTGCAGGTTCTTTTCCGTGTTGCCGGTATACATGTCGACTATCTGGTTTACCCTGGCTATTATAACATTAGCGCCGCTTTCCCCTGCTATGGCGTTGACTACGTGGGTCTTTCCAACTCCCGGCGGTCCGTAGAGCAGTAGCCCAAGGCCGAGCTTCTTGCCGTATTTCTTGAACAGCTCTGGATGCTGCATTGCCAGTATCACGTTGTCGTGCAGGTACTTCTTTATCTTGTCAAGCCCTATGACGCTGTCAAACTTTATATTTGACTTGTAGAATGCAACCTTCTTTATCTGGCCTTCCTCTATGACCTCCTTCTGCTCCTCCTGGAACTGCACGCCCCTGCTTACCTGCGATTCGCCCTGGGCTTTGCTTTCTGGATGCATCAGGGCCTCAAGGTGCTCCAGCCTCTCCTTAGCCTGCGCATACGTCGGGTCTATGGAAAGAGACCTTTCATACCAGTGCCTGGCGCCGAGGTAGTCGTTGCACGACTCCTCAATGTCCCCGTAAAGCAGCGGCGCGTCAGGGCTCTTTGGCTGCAGCTCTATGACCTTCTCAAGGTCTCTCTTTGCGTCGTCGTACTTGTGCATTATCCTTTCTGTAAGCGCTTTGTTAAAATAAGCGTCAGCATAACTGGGATCCATCTCTATGGCTGTATTGTACTCTTTTATTGCTTCGTCAAACTTGCTGTCCTCGAACAGCGAGTTGCCTTTCCTCCAGTGTTCCTTTACCCCCGGATCTACCTGTTTGCCGGGCTGCTTGTTTTCGCTGCTTTGCTCCTCTTCAACCGCCATGTGAACCATTCATTATAGCAATGAATACTAATAGCATTAATGCACTATTTAAAGATATTTATAACTTTATAAACTTTATGCGTTACCTGCTGTCCAGCAGGAGGTTCAGGTTCCTGTCTACCTCGCTTATATGCTTGTTCTCCCTCCTGACATTTTCAAATTCAACCTTTCCGAGCTTGGCTGCGAGCCCTACCACCTTGCGGTTCAGCGGCCTGAGGTCCTGGGACTTCAGCTTGTATTCGCCGTTTAGCTGCTTCACTACAAGTTCGCTGTCTGAAAAAAGCTTTGCCGAGCACTCCTCGGCGTCCTTCAGCATCTCCTTGCATCTCTCCAGGGCCATTATTATGGCGTTGTACTCCGCGTAGTTGTTCGTCTTGGAGCCGTTGAATACGAACTCTTCGGCAACCTTCTTGCCGTTTTCAAATATCATGTATCCTGATGCGCTAGGTCCTGGATTGCCCCTGGCTGCGCCATCCGTAAAAATCACAAATTCTCTTTTCAACGGTATCACCGGCCTACATCATAAAATGTTAAATAAATTTATAACTTATCAAATAATATAAAGCTGTATAATTTTTGCGGGATTTGATGCACATATACAGCCTCAACCAGGGCAAGGAGCTTGTCAGGGCGGCGCACAATGCAATAGAGCTGTACCTCAAAAACCCATTTTTTAAAAAGGAGCTGATAGAAGACAGCCTAAGCGGCTTCGATGACAAGCACGGCGTCTTCGTGACCGTGAACTACTATCCGACCGATGCGCTGCGCGGTTGCGTCGGATTCCCGTATCCAAGCAAGCCAATAAAGCGCGCGCTGATAGAAGCCGCCATAGCTGCCGGCTTCGAAGATCCGAGGTTTGTGCCTCTTTCGCACAGGGAGCTTGACGAGATAACCATAGAGGTAAGCGTGCTCTCGGATCCTGTGGAGGTCAAGGGCACGGCACGCCAGAGGCTAAAAAGCATTGTCGTAGGAAGAGACGGAACCATAATAGAATACGGAATGTACAGCGGCCTGCTGCTTCCCATAGTGGCTGTGCAGGAAGGCTGGAACGCGAAGCAGCTGCTTGAGCAGACGTGCCTGAAGGCAGGGATACCGGAAGAATACTGGATGCAGCCAAAGGTAAAGCTGTACAAGTACGCGGCGCAGGTATTCCGCGAAAGCGAGCCAAACGGTCCGATAATCGAGGTAAAGCTGCCAGAGGAATCCAAATTCCGCAAGCCAGGAAAATGAACACTGTTTTTATATCTTCTCTATCACATCTATATACTCCTAAGGGCCCGTAGCTTAGCATGGTTGGAGCGCCCGACTGATAACCTTATTGTCCGAAATCGGGAGGTCCGGAGTTCAAATCTCCGCGGGCCCATTAATTCCAGAAAATCCCGCCACATGCAAAGTTTCTCTCTGCAATCTATTTGTATATAAATCAGGAATTTTGCCAGTGTTAAAAAGCTGTCCTGGCGCCAGAAAGCAATAAATAAACAAACGTTGATAGGCAATAGGTGAAACCATGCCAAAAGAATCATTTGCCTGCAAAGATACTGGCCTGCCAAATGCAGCAACCAAAGCAAAATTATTGAATGCCGCAGATTCTGAAATTCCGTTTATGATCTC
It encodes:
- a CDS encoding PAS/PAC sensor signal transduction histidine kinase gives rise to the protein MADDIFMDKFIFDILPIANTQSGPDESSPQFSGIISDMFGIDKVEIHSAKKIEGSSSSLLGYVINTRKPYIDNQLSEYSAFPEMILQRNNGYSSCAAIPIIASGKVIGVLEMLSKVQGKFTEDLIKKLTLGLTIMGFSLAYKSEAARSVKLASYFDSSFGAPMPQFIISSEGSIIKFNKEALLHFAKVQTGSKFDEAIGASFKEIVNSSEKRNPVKVNIPVNNEIRNFEVKVSKVSSTAFHMAFTDRTALNKFEKIMALVNESPDVCIMFSDKNLYIKEIVGTFGKLPVSMNELMSGQNLLNFSAQDKFLESLKKVLEKGAQETSFGELNLLLLNGLQIHVHYSITRINDGYVILVVDSDNEKLVENAKSNLDDFVNATSDPVISVDNLGYIKKVNLSAERILGYNREELNGKEIKSIYKENEILDRDIAYVRNGGKIDGTYVNLIKKDQSLMPAVHSIRSINESGNADYIILLKELETKQMIERQEEYLRALDTRIKRSESVGQLKSQFISDIAHELKTPLTNIMGFTKLLYDGEFGEIPEEQKEYLKTILDESDRLMFIIMQVLDAAKLDARRVKLDLTEISMTELYNNPSIRALEESATNKGLAFDWIVSYDTPIVQADLSRIIQVFTNLIGNAIKFTEKGGIKVNIYKKSRNTIACEVIDTGIGIGEEDKRKIFRKFYQASKKNLTIQNGAGTGLGLAITKEIVSLHHGKIKFESELGKGSKFWFTIPIKQNPNRKSRPQE
- a CDS encoding response regulator receiver protein, which codes for MQEPEPSNFNKDIFDIINDKQQITYNELADIAFSRGIPKESLNKSLYFLEQSKAIASITNAGILTYYVLQDPNVLRKVLIVEDDKNINKLMALSLGKGFEISQIYDGGEALPFIRENKPNLIILDLMLPNKNGLDICQTVKTDPDMSDTKVILVSAMDPTSSRLKGIQNGADYYIKKPFDPAELRSLVTIFLKKKGKVFDPLIDLPNEERISAEVEHYIGEGEKYVMGTLHIDNFATYARRFGEKSAIVILRLISQLLQEIIKTKAPNVFIGFLNSDEFVIAGPNENVESTVAEVKKEFAAVLPFILQDEGYRQIDLDINNLFDSNQVPKLSLTYTAMEKEQLEERRKEILESKGLGNGEIGTYTYEELQRLFDREDLDVIITRDANGVKLRVGKSPEAG
- a CDS encoding AAA ATPase central domain protein → MVHMAVEEEQSSENKQPGKQVDPGVKEHWRKGNSLFEDSKFDEAIKEYNTAIEMDPSYADAYFNKALTERIMHKYDDAKRDLEKVIELQPKSPDAPLLYGDIEESCNDYLGARHWYERSLSIDPTYAQAKERLEHLEALMHPESKAQGESQVSRGVQFQEEQKEVIEEGQIKKVAFYKSNIKFDSVIGLDKIKKYLHDNVILAMQHPELFKKYGKKLGLGLLLYGPPGVGKTHVVNAIAGESGANVIIARVNQIVDMYTGNTEKNLHAIFQQAREHTPCIIFFDELDALGVKRGGGQEGGESSALRLAVNQFLVEMNGVEANPEGLFVIGATNQPWDIDPALKRSGRFGDSVYLPPPKHKDRKKLFEFYTRDKPRSRLSFGRLSRATIGYSPADIWRISDKAAMRPLLHEYEKKKEAKLTMKDMMAVLKDKDTNGSSLDEWYSMVKKDVISKTETQMVDGKKQEIVKEGKLDAQEKILYKAMVKDIKKNTSPTKIRIKRLMRWWALHVW
- a CDS encoding ribonuclease H, coding for MKREFVIFTDGAARGNPGPSASGYMIFENGKKVAEEFVFNGSKTNNYAEYNAIIMALERCKEMLKDAEECSAKLFSDSELVVKQLNGEYKLKSQDLRPLNRKVVGLAAKLGKVEFENVRRENKHISEVDRNLNLLLDSR
- a CDS encoding AMMECR1 domain protein, coding for MHIYSLNQGKELVRAAHNAIELYLKNPFFKKELIEDSLSGFDDKHGVFVTVNYYPTDALRGCVGFPYPSKPIKRALIEAAIAAGFEDPRFVPLSHRELDEITIEVSVLSDPVEVKGTARQRLKSIVVGRDGTIIEYGMYSGLLLPIVAVQEGWNAKQLLEQTCLKAGIPEEYWMQPKVKLYKYAAQVFRESEPNGPIIEVKLPEESKFRKPGK